The Streptomyces sp. CC0208 genome window below encodes:
- a CDS encoding histidine kinase encodes MCRQVFGFRLGMIALAAPAALLNANPGLGTRLVGAAVVITFITSYALFRDWERFGPLLLRHPTLLAADTLFASLLLISAGPHTTLAYVSVCTPLLAGIAYSWRGAAVFASLQSLILLLAQTALPHPNTTPADLLLLPGFCVITGAVGSTLRNLLLRFGTATQALTAMKARLAVTEAISEERARLAREMHDSVAKTLHGVALAAEGLAASAAAPAPDPALLKQQAELVARAARRAATESRELLTDLRRDPAPTTDVLGELATRTRNFGARTTLPTTYRAAPDSPHSELAVPHPVARQLLTITEEAMENAHRHAEATRIDVTADIDPDRDLLSISVRDDGRGLPPDTTLDALRRSGHFGLVGMVERAESVGARIHIGEGADAKGTEVLLELPLSPPQSDR; translated from the coding sequence ATGTGCCGCCAGGTCTTCGGCTTCCGCCTGGGGATGATCGCCCTGGCCGCCCCCGCCGCCCTCCTCAACGCCAACCCGGGCCTCGGCACCCGTCTGGTCGGCGCAGCGGTCGTCATCACCTTCATCACCTCGTACGCGCTCTTCAGGGACTGGGAACGCTTCGGCCCCCTCCTCCTGCGCCACCCCACCCTCCTGGCCGCGGACACCCTCTTCGCCAGCCTGCTCCTGATCTCCGCGGGACCCCACACCACGCTCGCCTACGTCAGTGTCTGCACCCCGCTCCTGGCCGGCATCGCGTACAGCTGGCGAGGCGCCGCGGTCTTCGCGTCCCTCCAGTCCCTGATCCTCCTGCTGGCCCAGACGGCCCTCCCGCACCCGAACACCACCCCCGCAGACCTCCTTCTCCTCCCCGGCTTCTGTGTGATCACGGGCGCGGTCGGCTCCACTCTGCGCAACCTCCTGCTCCGCTTCGGCACCGCGACCCAGGCCCTGACCGCGATGAAGGCCCGCCTGGCCGTGACGGAGGCGATCAGCGAGGAACGAGCCCGACTGGCACGGGAGATGCACGACTCGGTGGCGAAGACCCTCCACGGCGTGGCCCTGGCGGCGGAGGGTCTGGCGGCCTCGGCGGCAGCCCCCGCCCCGGACCCGGCCCTGCTCAAGCAGCAGGCCGAACTCGTGGCCCGGGCGGCCCGCAGAGCGGCAACCGAGTCCCGGGAACTCCTCACCGACCTGCGCCGGGACCCGGCCCCCACCACGGACGTGCTAGGGGAACTGGCCACCCGCACAAGGAACTTCGGCGCCCGCACCACGCTCCCCACCACCTACCGGGCCGCCCCCGACAGCCCGCACTCCGAACTGGCCGTCCCGCACCCGGTGGCCCGCCAACTCCTCACCATCACCGAGGAGGCGATGGAGAACGCCCACCGTCACGCCGAGGCCACGCGCATCGACGTCACGGCGGACATCGACCCCGACCGTGACCTGCTCAGCATCAGCGTCCGGGACGACGGCCGCGGTCTCCCGCCGGACACCACCCTCGACGCACTCCGCCGCTCCGGCCACTTCGGCCTGGTCGGCATGGTGGAACGCGCCGAGTCGGTGGGCGCCCGTATCCACATCGGCGAGGGCGCGGACGCGAAGGGCACGGAAGTACTCCTCGAACTGCCCCTGTCACCCCCGCAGTCGGACCGATGA
- a CDS encoding CpaF family protein yields the protein MSLRSRINTPEENGSRGEDGHLVSSYRAKLLEEIDLAEMSSLAAAERRARLERVLGHIISREGPVLSTVERSQLIRRVVDEALGLGILEPLLEDASITEIMVNGPDSIFVERAGRVEQLPLRFPSHDQLMQTIERIVSTVNRRVDETNPMVDARLPSGERVNVIIPPLSLTGAILTIRRFPRSYTLQELVGFDSLDENMLYLLAGLVQARFNIIVSGATGTGKTTLLNALSGLIPEGDRIITIEDSAELQLQQRHVVRLEARPPNVEGQGRVTIRDLVRNSLRMRPDRIVVGEVRGGESLDMLQAMSTGHDGSLATVHANSAEDALMRLKTLASMSEVEIPFEALHDQINSAVDVIIQLTRFADGARRITEIALLESNGSEPYRLATVARFNAQPMAADGRIYGRFEYFPLPRRTVDRLYMASQPTPQAFGVAQSAAQLALREAR from the coding sequence ATGAGTCTGCGGTCCCGCATCAACACCCCCGAGGAGAACGGCAGCCGGGGCGAGGACGGCCACCTGGTCTCCTCGTACCGGGCCAAGCTCCTTGAGGAGATCGACCTCGCGGAGATGAGCTCGCTGGCGGCCGCCGAGCGCCGGGCCCGGCTTGAGCGGGTGCTCGGGCACATCATCAGCCGCGAGGGACCGGTTCTGTCGACCGTCGAACGCTCGCAGCTGATCCGGCGGGTGGTCGACGAGGCGCTCGGCCTGGGCATCCTGGAACCGCTGCTCGAAGACGCCTCCATCACCGAGATCATGGTCAACGGCCCCGACTCGATCTTCGTCGAACGCGCGGGCCGCGTCGAGCAGTTGCCGCTGCGCTTCCCCTCCCACGACCAGCTGATGCAGACCATCGAGCGCATCGTCTCCACGGTCAACCGGCGGGTCGACGAGACGAACCCGATGGTCGACGCGCGCCTGCCGTCCGGCGAGCGCGTGAACGTCATCATCCCGCCGCTCTCCCTGACCGGCGCGATCCTCACGATCCGCCGCTTCCCGCGCTCCTACACGCTCCAGGAACTGGTCGGTTTCGACTCGCTCGACGAGAACATGCTGTACCTGCTGGCCGGCCTGGTGCAGGCGCGCTTCAACATCATCGTGTCGGGCGCCACGGGCACCGGGAAGACGACCCTGCTCAACGCGCTGTCCGGGCTGATCCCGGAGGGCGACCGGATCATCACCATCGAGGACTCCGCCGAACTCCAGCTCCAGCAACGGCACGTGGTCCGCCTTGAGGCGCGGCCGCCGAACGTGGAGGGCCAGGGCCGGGTCACCATCCGCGACCTGGTCCGCAACTCGCTGCGCATGCGCCCCGACCGGATCGTGGTCGGCGAGGTCCGCGGCGGGGAGTCCCTCGACATGCTCCAGGCGATGTCCACGGGCCACGACGGCTCCCTCGCCACGGTCCACGCCAACAGCGCCGAGGACGCGCTGATGCGGCTGAAGACGCTGGCCTCCATGTCGGAGGTGGAGATCCCCTTCGAGGCGCTGCACGACCAGATCAACAGCGCGGTCGACGTGATCATCCAGCTCACCCGGTTCGCCGACGGCGCCCGCCGGATCACCGAGATCGCGCTGCTCGAGAGCAACGGCAGCGAGCCGTACCGCCTGGCGACCGTGGCCCGCTTCAACGCCCAGCCGATGGCGGCGGACGGCCGGATCTACGGCCGGTTCGAGTACTTCCCGCTTCCGCGCCGTACTGTCGACCGCCTCTACATGGCGAGCCAGCCCACGCCCCAGGCCTTCGGGGTGGCCCAGTCCGCGGCCCAGTTGGCCCTCCGAGAAGCCAGGTAG
- a CDS encoding TadE/TadG family type IV pilus assembly protein — MSTRLLRRDEGQVTIEFLGMTPLIILTLVLLWQFVLLGYTFTLAGNAADEAVRAATAAAPGEREAACEQAGLDKLPGAWSGQVSCSTGGGYVTADVHLHVPVLFPGSIAFPFQVDGHAGAVEEDRD, encoded by the coding sequence ATGAGCACCCGGCTGCTCCGCCGCGACGAGGGCCAGGTCACCATCGAGTTCCTCGGGATGACCCCGCTGATCATCCTGACCCTGGTGCTGCTGTGGCAGTTCGTGCTGCTGGGGTACACCTTCACGCTCGCGGGGAATGCTGCGGACGAGGCGGTACGGGCCGCGACGGCGGCGGCGCCGGGGGAGCGGGAGGCCGCGTGCGAACAGGCGGGACTGGACAAGCTGCCCGGCGCCTGGAGCGGCCAGGTCAGCTGCAGCACCGGCGGCGGCTACGTCACGGCCGATGTCCACCTCCACGTCCCCGTGCTGTTCCCGGGCTCGATCGCCTTCCCCTTCCAGGTCGACGGACACGCGGGCGCGGTGGAGGAGGACAGGGACTGA
- a CDS encoding type II secretion system F family protein, translated as MDLQTLVKLTVGATLLTCVLAVVGVHVYARGRAQRAALVDRLTAAGQVPYTGRRRHFRDLDRRLRRTRLGRELELRLAATGLDVTPGEFFAAMIGLVGGLWLIGQAALAPFFGPLAGLAGVWAAVQFLNWQRQKRIEKFINQLPELARILANATHAGLALRTAIGMAAEELEAPAGEELANVANQLAVGVPMEDALDEMAKRLPSRELVVLVTTLVLSNRAGGQVVSALRNLTETLEERKETRREVRTQLSQVNMTSYAVPVLGIGSLFLMNGVKDGALERMTGSPLGQGAVIIAFALYTVGFVLIRRMSRIDV; from the coding sequence ATGGACCTGCAGACCCTAGTCAAGCTCACCGTGGGCGCCACCCTGCTGACGTGCGTCCTCGCCGTCGTGGGCGTCCACGTCTACGCCAGGGGACGGGCGCAGCGGGCGGCCCTGGTCGACCGGCTGACGGCCGCGGGCCAGGTGCCGTACACCGGCCGCCGGCGGCACTTCCGTGACCTGGACCGCAGGCTGCGCCGCACCCGGCTCGGCCGGGAACTGGAACTGCGGCTGGCGGCGACGGGCCTTGACGTGACGCCGGGCGAGTTCTTCGCGGCGATGATCGGGCTCGTCGGAGGCCTGTGGCTGATCGGCCAGGCGGCCCTGGCACCCTTCTTCGGCCCGCTGGCCGGCCTCGCGGGCGTCTGGGCGGCGGTGCAGTTCCTCAACTGGCAACGCCAGAAACGCATCGAGAAGTTCATCAACCAACTCCCGGAACTGGCCCGCATCCTGGCCAACGCCACCCACGCCGGCCTCGCCCTGCGCACCGCGATCGGAATGGCGGCGGAGGAGCTGGAGGCCCCGGCCGGTGAGGAACTGGCCAACGTGGCCAACCAGTTGGCGGTGGGCGTACCGATGGAGGACGCCCTCGACGAGATGGCGAAGCGGCTACCGTCCCGGGAACTGGTGGTCCTGGTGACGACCCTGGTCCTGTCGAACCGGGCGGGCGGCCAGGTGGTCAGCGCCCTCAGGAACCTGACCGAGACGCTGGAGGAACGCAAGGAGACCCGGCGCGAGGTCCGCACCCAGCTCTCCCAGGTGAACATGACCTCGTACGCCGTTCCAGTGCTGGGCATCGGCTCGCTGTTCCTGATGAACGGCGTCAAGGACGGCGCGCTGGAGCGGATGACGGGCTCACCGCTCGGCCAGGGGGCGGTGATCATCGCGTTCGCCCTCTACACGGTGGGCTTCGTACTGATCCGCCGCATGTCACGGATCGACGTCTGA
- a CDS encoding DUF5936 domain-containing protein — protein sequence MAVGLALLMAVSVWGVFAGIRMYRAEAKLPSDLVLALEVGSTRTGAVDSLIDRMGMRYAPTVLRLMGPKQVAKYRRKIDLAGNPGGLTINRYAARRAVYGFLGTLGFLVFLLRGQVLVALLLLAFGAFWTEVGIWSAIRVRKDVIERTLPDFLDVLAVVVSAGLGFRQALDRVASKYEGPWADELRITLRQMDLGMSRRQAFAELRRRNDSEQVAMFVTALQQGEELGAPIVDTLVSLAKDMRRTDAQNARRKAARAVPKATMMITTFMVPATMLLLAAGLLLGSGTDFGTITGK from the coding sequence ATCGCTGTCGGGCTGGCCCTGTTGATGGCCGTGAGCGTGTGGGGCGTCTTCGCCGGCATCCGCATGTACCGGGCGGAGGCGAAACTGCCGAGCGACCTGGTGCTGGCACTGGAGGTCGGATCGACCCGCACCGGCGCGGTCGACTCCCTGATCGACCGCATGGGCATGCGCTACGCCCCCACCGTCCTGCGTCTGATGGGCCCCAAGCAGGTCGCCAAGTACCGCCGCAAGATCGACCTCGCGGGCAACCCGGGCGGCCTGACCATCAACCGCTACGCGGCCCGCAGGGCGGTGTACGGCTTCCTCGGCACCCTGGGTTTCCTGGTCTTCCTCCTGCGCGGGCAGGTGTTGGTGGCGTTGTTGCTCCTGGCCTTCGGGGCGTTCTGGACGGAGGTCGGCATCTGGTCGGCGATCCGGGTCAGGAAGGACGTCATCGAGCGCACGCTCCCCGACTTCCTGGACGTGCTCGCGGTGGTGGTGAGCGCGGGCCTGGGCTTCCGCCAGGCACTGGACCGGGTGGCCTCCAAGTACGAGGGCCCCTGGGCGGACGAACTGCGCATCACCCTCCGCCAGATGGACCTGGGCATGAGCCGCCGCCAGGCCTTCGCGGAGCTGCGCCGCCGCAACGACTCCGAACAGGTGGCGATGTTCGTGACGGCGCTCCAGCAGGGCGAGGAACTGGGCGCCCCCATCGTGGACACCCTGGTCTCCCTGGCCAAGGACATGCGCCGCACGGACGCCCAGAACGCCCGCCGCAAGGCCGCCCGCGCGGTTCCCAAGGCCACGATGATGATCACCACCTTCATGGTCCCGGCCACGATGCTTCTGCTGGCCGCGGGCCTGCTGCTGGGCTCGGGCACCGACTTCGGCACGATCACGGGGAAGTAG
- a CDS encoding AAA family ATPase — protein MPTRILPAVGDADAARSLTTLLSQLPDAEPVAPVTDSTQLIDTLARLASESIDELPEVVVVHERIGPVPALELIREVALRFPAVGVILVTSDVGPGLFQAAMDYGARGLIALPLGYEELATRVHAVAQWSTGVRRHLGAATDVFTGVGGTVVTVSGAKGGVGATTTAIQLALAAQASGRTTALLDMDLQTGDIASYLDVQFRRSVVDLATITDISPRVLADAVFAHDTGLALLLAPGEGERGEEVTERAARQIVSALRSRYEVVVVDCGAQLSGAGAAVVEMADTALLVTTPDVVAVRGAKRAVRMWDRLQVRKAEETTVVVNRHSRGTEIQPPLIQKITGTGVAATVIPANFKELQGAVDAGRVHELDAKGTVKQALWTLAGELGLVKGTEANSHRNGGRERGALAFRRRKELGR, from the coding sequence ATGCCCACGAGGATCCTCCCGGCAGTCGGCGACGCGGACGCGGCGCGCTCTCTCACCACGCTGCTCAGCCAGCTCCCGGACGCCGAGCCCGTCGCCCCGGTCACCGACTCCACCCAGCTCATCGACACCCTCGCGCGCCTGGCGTCCGAGTCCATCGACGAGCTGCCCGAGGTCGTCGTCGTCCATGAGCGCATCGGTCCCGTCCCGGCCCTGGAGCTCATCCGAGAGGTAGCCCTCCGCTTCCCGGCCGTCGGCGTCATCCTCGTCACCTCCGACGTCGGCCCCGGCCTCTTCCAGGCCGCCATGGACTACGGCGCCCGCGGCCTCATCGCCCTCCCCCTCGGCTACGAGGAGCTCGCCACCCGGGTGCACGCGGTCGCCCAGTGGTCCACGGGCGTACGACGGCACCTGGGCGCCGCCACCGACGTCTTCACCGGCGTCGGCGGCACCGTCGTCACCGTCAGCGGGGCGAAGGGCGGCGTCGGCGCCACCACCACCGCCATCCAGCTCGCCCTCGCCGCCCAGGCCTCCGGCCGCACCACCGCCCTGCTCGACATGGACCTCCAGACCGGCGACATCGCCTCCTATCTGGACGTCCAGTTCCGCCGCTCGGTCGTCGACCTCGCCACCATCACCGACATCTCGCCGCGCGTCCTCGCCGACGCCGTCTTCGCCCACGACACCGGCCTCGCGCTGCTGCTCGCCCCCGGCGAGGGCGAACGCGGCGAGGAGGTCACCGAGCGCGCCGCCCGCCAGATCGTCAGCGCCCTGCGCTCCCGCTACGAGGTCGTCGTCGTCGACTGCGGGGCACAGCTCAGCGGGGCCGGCGCGGCGGTCGTGGAGATGGCCGACACGGCCCTGCTGGTCACCACGCCGGACGTGGTCGCCGTACGCGGCGCCAAGCGTGCCGTGCGGATGTGGGACCGCCTCCAGGTCCGCAAGGCCGAGGAGACCACCGTCGTCGTCAACCGCCACAGCCGCGGTACGGAGATCCAGCCCCCGCTCATCCAGAAGATCACCGGCACCGGCGTCGCGGCGACCGTGATCCCGGCGAACTTCAAGGAGCTCCAGGGCGCGGTGGACGCGGGCCGCGTCCACGAACTCGACGCCAAGGGCACGGTCAAGCAAGCCCTGTGGACGCTCGCCGGTGAACTGGGCCTGGTCAAGGGCACAGAGGCGAACTCCCATCGCAACGGCGGGCGGGAACGGGGGGCGTTGGCCTTCCGGCGACGCAAGGAGCTGGGCAGATGA
- a CDS encoding glycoside hydrolase family 18 protein produces MPILSRKPARFRTAALIAALALGGALSVAGPAFAADVNNAKNAGFESGLANWTCSASSGTTVSSPVHGGSAALKATPAGQDNAKCVQTVAVKPGSTYTLSAWVQGGYAYLGATGTGTTDVSTWTPDSASWKQLTTTFTTGASTTSVTVYTHGWYGQAAYFADDVSVYGPDGGGGGDPAPTVPGAPNGLAVSGTSSSSVSLTWNTVSGATGYNVYRNGTKVTAVTGTSATVTGLTASTSYSFQVTAVNSAGESAKSGAVTGTTSASTGNGGGAVPKHAVTGYWQNFNNGATVQRLSAVQSQYDIIAVAFADATTTPGAVTFNLDSAGLGGYTVDQFKADIRAKQAAGKKVVVSVGGQNGTVSVSDPTSAANFANSVYALMQTYGFDGVDIDLENGLNATYMSQALRSLAGKAGSSLVLTMAPQTIDMQSPSNAYFQTALNVKDILTVVNMQYYNSGSMLGCDGKVYSQGSVDFLTALACIQLEGGLSPSQVGLGLPASTSGAGSGYVSPSVVNNALDCLTKGTGCGSFKPSKTYPDLRGAMTWSTNWDAAAGNAWSNAVGPHVHGLP; encoded by the coding sequence ATGCCCATACTCAGCAGAAAACCGGCCCGGTTCCGGACCGCGGCCCTCATCGCGGCCCTCGCCCTGGGCGGCGCCCTCTCAGTCGCGGGACCGGCCTTCGCCGCGGACGTCAACAACGCGAAGAACGCCGGCTTCGAGTCCGGCCTGGCCAACTGGACCTGCTCGGCGAGCAGCGGTACGACCGTCTCCTCCCCCGTGCACGGCGGCTCGGCCGCGCTGAAGGCGACGCCCGCCGGGCAGGACAACGCCAAGTGCGTCCAGACGGTGGCCGTGAAGCCGGGTTCGACGTACACGCTGAGCGCGTGGGTGCAGGGCGGTTACGCCTACCTGGGCGCGACCGGCACCGGCACGACGGACGTGTCGACCTGGACCCCGGACTCCGCCTCCTGGAAGCAGCTGACGACCACCTTCACCACGGGCGCCTCGACGACGTCGGTGACGGTGTACACGCACGGCTGGTACGGACAGGCCGCGTACTTCGCCGACGACGTGTCGGTGTACGGCCCCGACGGGGGTGGCGGCGGTGATCCCGCTCCCACGGTGCCGGGGGCGCCGAACGGCCTGGCGGTCTCCGGCACGTCCTCCTCGTCCGTCTCCCTGACCTGGAACACGGTGTCGGGCGCGACGGGCTACAACGTCTACCGCAACGGTACGAAGGTCACGGCGGTCACCGGGACGTCGGCGACCGTGACGGGGCTGACCGCCTCCACGTCGTACAGCTTCCAGGTCACGGCGGTGAACTCGGCGGGTGAGTCCGCGAAGTCGGGTGCGGTGACGGGGACGACGAGCGCGTCGACGGGCAACGGGGGCGGCGCGGTGCCGAAGCACGCGGTCACCGGGTACTGGCAGAACTTCAACAACGGGGCGACGGTCCAGAGGCTGTCGGCGGTGCAGTCGCAGTACGACATCATCGCGGTGGCGTTCGCGGACGCGACGACGACTCCGGGTGCCGTGACCTTCAACCTGGACTCGGCCGGGCTCGGCGGGTACACGGTCGACCAGTTCAAGGCGGACATCAGGGCGAAGCAGGCGGCCGGGAAGAAGGTCGTCGTCTCCGTGGGCGGCCAGAACGGCACGGTCTCGGTGAGCGACCCGACGTCGGCGGCGAATTTCGCGAACTCGGTGTACGCGCTGATGCAGACGTACGGCTTCGACGGCGTCGACATCGATCTGGAGAACGGGCTCAACGCGACCTACATGTCCCAGGCGTTGCGATCGCTCGCGGGGAAGGCGGGTAGTTCGCTGGTGCTCACGATGGCACCGCAGACGATCGACATGCAGTCGCCGTCCAACGCGTACTTCCAGACCGCGCTGAACGTGAAGGACATCCTCACGGTCGTCAACATGCAGTACTACAACAGCGGTTCGATGCTGGGCTGCGACGGCAAGGTCTACTCGCAGGGCTCGGTGGACTTCCTGACCGCCCTGGCCTGCATCCAGCTGGAGGGCGGACTGTCCCCGTCCCAGGTGGGGTTGGGCCTGCCGGCGTCCACGAGCGGGGCGGGCAGCGGCTACGTCTCGCCCTCCGTGGTGAACAACGCGCTGGACTGCCTGACGAAGGGCACGGGGTGCGGCTCCTTCAAACCGTCGAAGACCTACCCCGACCTGCGCGGCGCCATGACCTGGTCGACGAACTGGGACGCGGCGGCGGGCAACGCCTGGTCCAACGCGGTGGGACCGCACGTGCACGGGCTGCCGTAA
- a CDS encoding response regulator transcription factor encodes MPDAPQHPTPPIALFPTALAPAPATPVRIVVADDNPVVRAGLTALLSGRADITVVAEAADGREAYEAASRHRPDVVLLDVRMPGVDGLSALPYLVPIAPVLMLTYSGEPETVQEALRRGADGYLVHGEFTADQLAAAVRDTVQGRTHLTPTAAGALLTHLRDANAHENPHVPASAERFPLKGLSQLQPSVGQSSSDRSRFQLSAREAEIMDLIASGMTNQQIAAACFISEKTVKNHINRIFAKLHSTSRSEAAAKWLGTAPSSGRGVG; translated from the coding sequence ATGCCGGACGCCCCCCAGCACCCCACTCCACCGATCGCGCTGTTCCCCACGGCCTTGGCCCCGGCCCCGGCCACACCCGTCCGGATCGTCGTCGCCGACGACAACCCGGTGGTCCGAGCGGGCCTCACCGCCCTCCTCTCGGGCCGCGCCGACATCACGGTCGTGGCGGAGGCCGCGGACGGCCGGGAGGCGTACGAGGCCGCGAGCCGGCACCGTCCGGACGTGGTCCTGCTGGACGTCCGGATGCCGGGCGTGGACGGGCTCTCGGCGCTCCCGTACCTGGTGCCGATCGCCCCGGTGCTGATGCTGACGTACAGCGGAGAGCCGGAGACCGTCCAGGAAGCGCTGCGCAGGGGAGCCGACGGTTACCTCGTCCACGGCGAGTTCACGGCCGACCAGCTCGCCGCGGCGGTACGGGACACCGTGCAGGGCCGCACCCACCTCACCCCCACCGCGGCGGGCGCCCTGCTGACGCACCTACGCGATGCGAATGCACATGAAAATCCCCATGTCCCAGCCTCCGCAGAGCGATTCCCTCTCAAAGGGCTTTCGCAACTGCAACCATCTGTGGGACAGTCGTCCTCGGACAGGTCGCGTTTCCAACTCAGCGCGAGGGAGGCGGAGATCATGGACCTCATCGCATCCGGCATGACCAACCAGCAGATCGCCGCCGCCTGCTTCATCAGCGAGAAGACGGTCAAGAACCACATCAACCGCATCTTCGCCAAGCTCCACAGCACGAGCCGCTCCGAGGCCGCCGCGAAGTGGCTGGGCACGGCGCCGAGTTCGGGCCGAGGGGTGGGGTGA
- a CDS encoding TadE/TadG family type IV pilus assembly protein, which translates to MSYSGKSRAHRDRGQVALEYLGFIPILILVAMAGVQIGLIAYTAQQAGTAARAGARAASLDLSAQDGCVNAISDWLSVDCAEGGGGDSVTVTATVQIPSIVPGWSFDPAVKTATMPLDH; encoded by the coding sequence ATGTCGTACTCAGGCAAGAGCCGAGCACACCGCGACCGCGGCCAAGTGGCCCTCGAATACCTGGGCTTCATCCCGATCCTGATCCTCGTCGCCATGGCCGGCGTCCAGATCGGGCTCATCGCCTACACCGCCCAGCAGGCCGGCACGGCGGCCAGGGCCGGGGCGCGGGCCGCCTCGCTCGACCTGAGCGCGCAGGACGGCTGCGTGAACGCGATCAGCGACTGGCTGTCCGTCGACTGCGCCGAGGGCGGGGGCGGCGACTCGGTCACCGTCACGGCCACCGTCCAGATCCCGTCGATCGTCCCCGGCTGGAGCTTCGACCCCGCCGTCAAGACCGCCACCATGCCGCTCGACCACTGA
- the cpaB gene encoding Flp pilus assembly protein CpaB, with protein sequence MNSRQRRGVILLLLSVLGALAAFAGVLSVIDDVKSKVGPEVTAYEVKKDIEPYTRLTAAQFEKTEMPKRWLSANAVTDLAALRDKIAVTTLKKGSLLQSDMIVDQPALQPGQQEVAIMIDAATGVAGKITPGSAVNVYATFEGQRENDPDQSKIIVTNARVLDVGQITALQPDADDRTREASKAVPITFALSALDAQRLTYAESFAKRVRLALVAPGETGTVPEQERTYELAKDK encoded by the coding sequence ATGAATTCCCGTCAGCGCCGCGGCGTGATACTCCTGCTCCTGTCGGTCCTGGGCGCCCTCGCGGCCTTCGCCGGCGTGCTCTCCGTCATCGACGACGTGAAGTCCAAGGTCGGCCCCGAGGTCACGGCGTACGAGGTCAAGAAGGACATCGAGCCCTACACCCGGCTCACCGCGGCGCAGTTCGAGAAGACGGAGATGCCCAAGCGCTGGCTGTCCGCCAACGCGGTCACCGACCTGGCCGCCCTGCGCGACAAGATCGCTGTGACAACCCTCAAGAAGGGCTCCCTGCTGCAGAGTGACATGATCGTCGACCAGCCGGCGCTGCAGCCCGGGCAGCAGGAGGTCGCCATCATGATCGACGCGGCGACCGGCGTCGCCGGCAAGATCACGCCGGGCTCCGCGGTGAATGTCTACGCCACCTTCGAGGGACAGCGGGAGAACGATCCCGACCAGTCGAAGATCATCGTGACCAATGCCCGGGTGCTCGACGTCGGCCAGATCACCGCGCTCCAGCCCGACGCCGACGACCGCACCCGCGAGGCGTCCAAGGCCGTCCCCATCACGTTCGCGCTCTCCGCCCTCGACGCCCAGCGCCTCACGTACGCCGAGTCGTTCGCCAAACGCGTCCGCCTCGCCCTGGTCGCCCCCGGCGAGACCGGCACGGTCCCCGAGCAGGAGCGCACGTACGAACTCGCGAAGGACAAGTGA